From Shewanella psychrophila, a single genomic window includes:
- a CDS encoding DUF692 domain-containing protein → MIERAKVGLGLRREMLDEFCNAIPNAIDFFEVAPENWMTLGGKYGRQFRQLTEKKSFFCHGLSLSIGGPSPLDIEFVKNVKAFMDEHNIEVYSEHLSYCSGAGHMYDLMPIPFTEEAVKHVVKRVKQVEDIIERPLILENVSFYTAPGAEMSELEFVTAVLDEANCKMLLDVNNIYVNSINHGYDANEFLRTMPTERVAYVHIAGHFEEAKDIIVDTHGADIVSPVWQLLQTCYQVHGVHPTLLERDFNIPKTPVLLKEIDKIHRYQQAGLSQTSRSA, encoded by the coding sequence ATGATTGAACGAGCCAAGGTGGGGTTAGGTTTGAGGCGCGAAATGTTGGATGAATTTTGCAACGCTATTCCAAACGCTATCGATTTCTTCGAGGTCGCCCCGGAAAATTGGATGACTTTAGGGGGAAAGTATGGTCGACAATTTAGGCAGCTTACAGAGAAAAAATCCTTCTTTTGCCATGGATTATCTCTGTCCATAGGCGGCCCTTCGCCCTTAGATATAGAGTTCGTCAAAAATGTAAAAGCCTTTATGGATGAGCATAATATCGAGGTTTACTCAGAGCACCTTAGCTACTGTTCGGGGGCCGGACACATGTATGATCTTATGCCAATCCCCTTTACCGAGGAGGCGGTCAAGCATGTGGTTAAGCGTGTAAAGCAAGTTGAGGATATTATCGAGAGGCCGCTTATTCTCGAGAATGTGTCTTTTTATACGGCGCCGGGCGCCGAAATGAGTGAACTAGAATTCGTCACTGCAGTGCTTGATGAAGCAAACTGTAAAATGCTACTCGATGTGAATAACATCTATGTGAACTCAATTAACCATGGTTATGATGCCAATGAATTTTTAAGGACTATGCCGACAGAGCGCGTTGCCTATGTTCATATAGCTGGCCATTTTGAAGAAGCAAAAGATATCATTGTCGATACCCATGGCGCAGATATTGTGTCACCTGTATGGCAACTACTCCAAACTTGTTATCAAGTACATGGAGTACATCCTACCTTGTTAGAGCGAGACTTTAATATCCCTAAGACCCCAGTGCTGCTTAAAGAGATAGACAAAATCCATCGTTATCAACAGGCAGGTTTGTCCCAGACTTCAAGGAGTGCATGA
- a CDS encoding DNA-binding domain-containing protein — protein sequence MSFEAIQQSFIDYIKEPSRPLPEGTEARRMKIYRDLFFNNINGFVTSAFPVLKSLYSEEDWLALVQEFFVTHDCQTPIFIEIAQEFVVFLQSEYLLKESDPVFIIELAHYEYMELVVAVAKDNPLHQNIQEPIEQVSLCLSDTAKVLQYSFDVQRISEDYRPVAPAETPQLFCLYRDVQDEVIFLQLNPLTAQVLGYLSQYESVSFYHLLSWLKQTYPQMEEEILAHGCGDMLVELAVKGVVKQHPS from the coding sequence ATGAGTTTTGAAGCCATTCAACAGTCATTTATCGATTATATAAAGGAGCCTTCGCGTCCTTTACCTGAGGGCACAGAAGCCAGGCGGATGAAGATTTACCGGGATCTGTTTTTCAATAATATTAATGGCTTTGTGACCAGTGCATTTCCTGTGTTGAAAAGTTTATATTCAGAAGAAGACTGGTTAGCGCTAGTCCAAGAATTTTTTGTGACCCATGACTGTCAGACACCGATATTTATCGAAATAGCTCAGGAATTTGTCGTTTTTCTCCAGTCTGAATACCTGTTGAAAGAGAGTGATCCCGTTTTTATTATCGAACTGGCTCATTATGAATATATGGAGCTGGTCGTGGCAGTCGCTAAAGATAATCCGCTGCACCAGAATATCCAAGAGCCGATAGAGCAAGTGTCACTGTGTTTGTCTGATACGGCTAAGGTGTTGCAATATAGCTTCGATGTACAGCGAATTAGCGAGGATTATCGACCTGTTGCTCCAGCCGAAACTCCGCAGTTATTTTGCCTATATCGCGATGTACAGGATGAAGTTATTTTCTTGCAGCTCAACCCTTTAACGGCCCAAGTATTGGGTTACTTATCCCAATATGAATCTGTCAGTTTCTACCATCTACTCAGTTGGCTGAAACAAACCTATCCCCAGATGGAAGAGGAGATATTAGCTCACGGTTGTGGAGACATGTTAGTTGAACTCGCCGTTAAGGGAGTCGTGAAACAACATCCGTCTTAA
- a CDS encoding TraR/DksA family transcriptional regulator yields MSRSHIRHELSQLESNLRIEIGKLALSKNISLDTQTSSLCELIALLTQAGLYEHPLFNQITQIDAALCQLDIGLYGLCSDCENEIEVERLDINPVEQRCALCSESHEHEHRQELRLTH; encoded by the coding sequence GTGAGTAGATCCCACATCAGACATGAATTGTCACAGCTAGAATCTAATCTAAGGATAGAGATAGGTAAGCTTGCACTGAGTAAAAATATTAGCCTCGATACTCAAACAAGTTCCCTGTGCGAACTCATAGCCCTGCTAACCCAGGCAGGACTATATGAGCACCCATTATTCAACCAAATAACCCAAATAGATGCCGCACTGTGTCAGCTAGATATTGGTCTATACGGACTTTGCTCCGATTGCGAGAACGAAATAGAAGTCGAACGATTAGACATCAATCCCGTAGAGCAAAGGTGTGCCCTATGCTCCGAGAGCCATGAACATGAGCATAGGCAAGAACTAAGACTCACCCATTAG
- a CDS encoding IS4 family transposase: MQVSQAFDMINQLKPHQVETLADLLPLELIEEAYSLTETVTIRKRKLTLESMAWLIIGMAIYNDKSMAHIINMLDIVDREGKPFVAPSALTQRRKNLGEAAMKALFECTQAHWNREALHPNWNGLTLLGVDGVVWRAEDTPDNAEAFSRQKETQYPQVRMVCQMELSSHLITASAFDDYAVNEMILAEKLIDSTPDNSLTLFDRGFYSLGLLYQWQSTGNERHWLIPLKKNVQYEVLRSLGRNDKIVQLKSNPHARKRWPELPNELEVRLISRKVNGKEYSVLTSMIDPMRYPVADIADLYVHRWEIELGYREQKQYMLGNRLTLRSRLPELVKQELWGILLTYNLVRYQMVKMCHQLKGDYLPYQLSFNGSLAHILRLLVGLPYSTPGAIPRQLKYFYEMAESLILEPRRTRSFPRTVKRRPQKYARNKKCQ; the protein is encoded by the coding sequence ATGCAAGTTTCCCAAGCTTTTGACATGATCAACCAACTCAAGCCCCATCAAGTTGAAACCCTCGCAGATTTACTCCCTCTGGAGTTGATAGAGGAAGCGTATTCATTAACTGAAACAGTCACGATTAGAAAACGTAAATTAACACTAGAGTCAATGGCTTGGCTTATTATTGGAATGGCTATCTATAATGATAAGTCGATGGCTCACATCATTAACATGCTCGATATCGTTGATAGAGAGGGCAAGCCATTTGTTGCTCCGAGCGCATTAACTCAACGACGAAAAAATCTCGGTGAAGCGGCAATGAAAGCTCTGTTTGAGTGCACTCAAGCTCACTGGAATCGTGAAGCTCTACATCCAAACTGGAATGGACTGACGTTACTGGGAGTCGATGGTGTAGTCTGGCGGGCGGAAGATACTCCCGATAATGCAGAAGCCTTTTCTCGACAAAAAGAGACTCAATATCCTCAAGTTCGTATGGTCTGCCAAATGGAATTAAGTAGCCATCTTATTACCGCCAGTGCTTTCGATGATTACGCCGTTAATGAGATGATTTTGGCCGAAAAGCTCATCGACTCCACACCGGATAATAGCCTGACATTATTTGACCGAGGTTTTTATTCGCTAGGGCTACTTTATCAGTGGCAATCCACTGGTAACGAGCGACACTGGTTGATTCCTTTGAAAAAAAATGTCCAATATGAGGTGCTTCGCAGCTTGGGGCGCAACGATAAAATAGTCCAATTAAAAAGTAATCCACATGCTAGAAAACGATGGCCAGAACTGCCTAATGAGCTGGAAGTACGACTCATAAGTCGAAAGGTTAATGGCAAGGAATACTCGGTTTTGACATCAATGATAGATCCCATGCGTTATCCCGTTGCAGACATAGCTGATTTATACGTGCATCGATGGGAAATAGAATTAGGTTATCGAGAGCAAAAACAATACATGCTAGGTAATCGTTTAACGTTGAGAAGTCGATTGCCAGAGCTTGTAAAACAGGAGTTGTGGGGGATTTTACTCACCTATAATCTAGTGCGTTATCAGATGGTGAAAATGTGCCATCAACTCAAAGGTGATTATCTCCCTTATCAGTTGAGTTTTAATGGTTCTTTGGCTCATATATTGAGGCTATTAGTGGGTTTGCCCTACTCGACACCAGGTGCAATTCCTCGTCAGCTTAAATATTTCTATGAAATGGCTGAAAGCCTGATTTTAGAGCCCCGACGAACTCGGTCTTTTCCTAGAACGGTCAAGCGCAGACCACAGAAATATGCCAGAAATAAAAAATGCCAGTAA
- the dusC gene encoding tRNA dihydrouridine(16) synthase DusC — MRVILAPMEGVADAPMRALLTSVGGYDLVISEFIRVVDQLLPEKVFYRLCAELANESKTKSGTPVRLQLLGQHPQWMAENAQRAIELGSLGVDLNFGCPAPMVNRSNGGAALLKEPETIYRVVKAVREAVPEQLPATAKIRLGWDDKSRCVEIAQAIEAAGATELTVHARTKEEGYRPPAHWEYIQQIKQAISIPVIANGEVWSREDYLKCQQVSQCDDVMIGRGALAVPNLAHVIKGSQAKMSWSEVLQLLLKYSDYEIVSEKEKYYPARIKQWLKFIAKQYSEADELFTQVRVLKKTPEILSLLRELS; from the coding sequence ATGCGTGTAATACTCGCCCCAATGGAAGGCGTCGCCGACGCGCCTATGAGAGCACTGCTAACCTCTGTTGGTGGCTATGATCTTGTCATCAGCGAGTTTATTCGCGTGGTGGATCAACTCTTGCCTGAAAAAGTCTTCTATCGCCTATGCGCCGAATTGGCTAATGAGAGTAAGACTAAATCAGGAACCCCTGTCAGATTACAACTACTCGGCCAACACCCCCAGTGGATGGCTGAGAATGCCCAGCGTGCTATAGAACTTGGCTCTCTCGGTGTAGATCTAAATTTTGGCTGTCCAGCCCCTATGGTTAATCGCAGTAATGGTGGAGCGGCACTGCTTAAAGAGCCTGAGACCATCTACCGCGTGGTTAAAGCAGTCAGGGAAGCCGTCCCAGAGCAGCTCCCAGCAACGGCAAAAATACGCCTAGGTTGGGATGATAAGAGTCGCTGCGTCGAAATAGCTCAGGCAATTGAGGCTGCTGGAGCCACTGAGCTCACCGTGCACGCCAGAACCAAGGAAGAAGGCTATAGGCCTCCCGCTCACTGGGAATATATTCAACAAATAAAACAGGCTATCTCGATACCTGTGATCGCGAATGGTGAGGTGTGGAGCCGAGAAGATTATCTCAAGTGCCAGCAAGTGAGTCAGTGTGATGATGTCATGATAGGCCGCGGCGCATTGGCCGTGCCTAACTTAGCCCATGTGATCAAGGGCTCACAAGCTAAAATGTCCTGGTCAGAAGTATTACAGTTACTGCTAAAGTACTCGGACTACGAGATAGTCAGCGAGAAAGAGAAATATTACCCCGCACGAATAAAACAATGGCTAAAATTCATCGCCAAACAATATAGTGAAGCCGATGAGCTGTTTACTCAAGTGAGAGTATTGAAAAAGACACCGGAAATTCTGTCTTTACTCAGAGAGCTTTCATAA
- the sohB gene encoding protease SohB, producing MEFLYEYGLFFAKAITIVLSIIAVVVVVLASAIKQKGGKGELLLTNLSEDLKNLKHDLKEELLSKKQFKAYEKQLKADEKAKEKAEKQQDEEALEPRVFVVDFKGSIDASEVASLREEISAILAIAEQGDEVIVNVESGGGMVHGYGLASSQLDRLRQADIHLTICVDKVAASGGYMMACVANKVYAAPFAIVGSIGVVAQIPNFNKLLKKHDIDYEQHTAGNFKRTLTLFGENTDEGRAKFQIELEETHVLFKQFIAKYRPELDLDKVATGEHWYGQQAIELGLIDAISTSDDVVMKLAKERTVIKVRYQLKKKFADKIAHGASLSFNAIFNRLAEKNQHLS from the coding sequence TTGGAATTTTTGTACGAATATGGACTGTTTTTCGCCAAAGCAATAACCATAGTGTTATCAATTATCGCTGTTGTTGTCGTTGTGCTTGCTTCTGCGATAAAGCAGAAAGGGGGGAAGGGAGAGCTATTGCTGACGAACCTCTCTGAAGATCTTAAAAACCTTAAGCATGATCTTAAAGAGGAACTGTTGAGTAAGAAGCAGTTCAAAGCCTATGAGAAGCAACTTAAAGCGGACGAGAAGGCCAAAGAGAAAGCCGAGAAGCAGCAAGATGAAGAGGCATTAGAGCCTAGAGTATTCGTGGTCGACTTTAAGGGCAGCATAGATGCCAGTGAAGTGGCTTCTTTGCGTGAAGAGATCAGTGCCATTTTAGCCATTGCAGAGCAGGGCGATGAAGTGATCGTCAATGTAGAGAGCGGTGGTGGCATGGTTCATGGCTACGGTCTGGCATCCAGCCAGTTGGACCGTCTGCGTCAGGCAGATATTCATTTGACTATCTGTGTCGACAAAGTGGCAGCCAGCGGCGGCTATATGATGGCTTGTGTGGCGAATAAGGTGTATGCGGCTCCATTTGCCATCGTTGGCTCGATTGGGGTTGTGGCACAAATACCTAACTTCAATAAGCTGCTTAAGAAGCATGATATTGATTATGAGCAACATACGGCAGGAAATTTTAAGCGCACCTTAACCCTGTTTGGTGAAAATACAGATGAAGGACGTGCGAAGTTTCAGATAGAGCTCGAAGAAACTCACGTGCTATTTAAACAGTTTATCGCTAAATACCGCCCCGAATTAGATCTTGATAAAGTCGCCACGGGTGAACATTGGTATGGTCAACAAGCCATCGAACTGGGGCTTATCGATGCCATATCCACCAGTGATGACGTGGTGATGAAGCTAGCGAAAGAAAGAACCGTGATCAAGGTGCGTTATCAGCTTAAGAAAAAATTTGCCGATAAAATTGCGCATGGGGCGTCACTTTCATTTAACGCCATATTCAATAGACTCGCCGAGAAAAATCAGCATCTAAGTTAG